The DNA region aaaaaagtaataataaaaacagaaattttgatgCTGTAGATTTGGTTTGTAGAAATCAGCGTCTGCAAGATGAATTTAATAAACTCAATGTCAAGATTAGACATCTTGAAGAAAACAGGATGGAAACTACTGATGAATGGAAGCACTTGGAGGAAACAAAAGATACAGTAAAGCTGTTAGAAAAAGACAATGACCGACTAAATCAAAACattgatactttgtctaaagaGAAGGACAGTGCACTGTCAAGGTAGATGCAAATGTATTATGATATGATACTCATCATATTAGCTATATTTCTGGCATGTGGACAACTTATgcttaacttttaaaatatttagttgTTTAATATTAATTGCACTTCTTACATTTTGTAAGATATTTCGAAGCGGAGGAAAATATGAGACATTTACAACTTGATATTAAATCAAAAGGTGAAGAAATTCAGCGCTTACAAAAACAGGTAACACTGAAACAAGGAGACAATGAGAAACTACAAGAAAGTCTTTCAAATATAAgtaaagaaaaacaacaacTGGTGGAAAGGTATATattagaatattttcatttaaactaatTATTTACTTTGGTATTAGAATGTAtagaaattaaaagaatttatacaaTGTAGCATAGAAATTAATATACTGGAACCTTATTCTTCATTATTGTTAAGCAATAAGCAACTTGAAAAAGTAAACGGCAAAATGCTATTAGCCATGGACGAATCGAAACGTTGGCAAGAGAAAATAAAAGAACTACAGAATGAAATCAGAGATCTACGACACGACTTATCCAAGCAGAAGGAAGGCGCAACCAAAAGGTGATATGAAcgttatttaaaaatacaaatcatgggtatatttttcagaatttttataACAACTTATTTGTTCACACAAAGTACCGTGACTATAAATTCAAAAATGAGTGTACGAAATAAATAGCATTGTATTCTACCAATTCAAACATTCTTCTTTAATATTGATACTAGAATGCAAGGTTAAACCAAggatataacaaaaaaaatccgataaACGTATACAAGAAGatctgttttaaattatttttcacaaCTTCGTTTCAGGATAAGTGATCTTGAGAGCGTGAACGCAAATTATAATGACCAACTGCTTTTAGCTACGACCGAGTCAAAGCGTTTGCAAGGGAGAATTAAAGATCTGCAGAGTGAAAACAGTCGTCTACGACGTGATATTGATGACTTATCTAAACAGAAAGAAGACGCGCTTACGAggtatatgcaatttttttcctAGTAAAATAGATATTAGGGGAAAAAGGGTAAGATTTTCCACtttaaaaacttcattttatGGACCTTTTCTGCGCGAAATAATGTTTATAGCTATAGTTATATAAAATTAGatctattgaataatatttttgtccACCTAGTCTTCTAAACGAAAATTTGAACCCGTTCCATCACAGGTTAAGCAAAGTAGCTGGTGCTAAGTTAACACATGGAAATGCAGCAATAACAGATCTAAGTGACACAGATCGTCCCACGAAGTTAGCAGAGAAATTTTCGGAACTTTATGACAATGCATGGACGGATGCTTTTGAGGAACTAGATAATACTTTCCACAATGAAGAAGAAACGATTAAAGTTCTACTTCGAATTTTTCAGGTGCAGCTTTAAGTACTACGTGTATAgattagaaatttttttaatatatttcaaacgcTCTTTTGTTGACGCTAAAACAATACTGATTGTAATTGCATTTACAGGAGGCATACAAATTTTGCGTAGAAACAGAAAATAATTACGAAACGAGAATTGGACAGGCAGTTTTCACATTAGCCAGCAAAACGGTGGTttgtatttgatataatttgatatgaatAAAGCATGgtaacatgtataaacagaatattatttattattgaaCAGAAGGCATATATGTTTAATGTCTTTTGTTATTAGAgccatcaaataaaaaatgaaaacgttGAGATAAAGAAAGTTCTTGCTGATCTAAGGATCTCACTTAGCCCTGCTTGTTGTTCGGTCATTGAAGAGGTAAGTGTACTATACAGgcaatatatcaataaatttgaTAAGTATTTCCTTATTCATGTAAAACTTAATATGGTTATCTGTGCAGATGGTGCTATCCAAACTCCCGTCCATCTTGAAAAGTATTGACGTTGCTGCATGCCCATTGACCAAGTTGTACGCTCGCCAGTGTGCAAGTCTCAGTTGGAAGATGAGAATCCGGGATCCGCCCCTTTTTGTGCGGTTTGAGTTTAGATGTGGATCGACATTCAACGCGGACGTACTGAAGAGGTATACAAAAACCGGCGGATACCTAGACTTTCTTGTCTGGCCAACTCTTTACTTGCAAGAAAATGGCCCAGTTTTGGCGAAAGGTGTGGCTCAACCAAAGATTGCACCATAACTCCTATTTTTAACTGCATTTGTAGATAAACATTTTGAAGTATAGAATCTATAATAATTTGTATTACGTTTGATATGTATATGTGTCATTTAATATaactaataattttatttattgtttactttaatatatctatatatttgttCCAATTAGATGTAGTCTGTCTATGTATTTATTTGGGGTGGTAGGAGGGGAGGATAAGATTTGAAGACTTTTTTCAGGGTTTGAAGGGGGATTAAAATTTGGACAGGTTCAGTGTCTTCATTACTTATTGcacaaatataaaatataaatatgtttgtatAAACCACAGTAGTATTTACTTTGCAAATACCAGGCGTCTCGGATCCCCTTTACGACCCCGACTTAATCTGCACATGCTGTATGGTGTTCCCAGTATATGATTAATCATCACAGTACTAGAATATCATttgtgtgtaattttttttatttgtagattATAGAATATCATGTTTATCCTTCACGGTGTactgaaatgaataaatattaatcaCACTTTGTTTATGGACGTTATTATATCATTCCATAAACATATCATACGGTGCTATCTTAGTGTACCTCTACTAGACTCATTTTAGTTATGAATGTTGAATCAATTTTCCAAGACTTCCAAGGCTCCGTCCTCGAAAAAACTCAGTCTAACCatattcgtaaaaaaaaaaaaaactcctctacaaaaatatttactttctaATTATTACCCAGTTCTGTTCAGTATCAAATTAAGAATgagagaaatatatatttaacttttgCACATAGAGCATAAAACCCAATTCCAAAAACaacataattttatgtttaGAAAAAGTTGTATGTTAAAGGAGCAAAGGagaatgtttcattttttccatattttaatttattgtaaattCAACAACATATTGCAATtaacataaaacaataaatacaataaataaacattgaaaGTGTATTTTTTGCAAGTCCTTTcgtaaaaatcaaatctttttgaaaaatataaaatattctttacaatCTTTCAAAATTTGCCAGGTTAAAATACTTGCTGTCTTACAATTGCATCTTTTCAATTGGTAAATACATGACAATGTATACATTAAAAGTTTGGCACATATGAAATTTACAGTTCAAACATTTAACTTAAAATGGCTTTCACAGTTCCTTTCACGAATGTCTGACATATTGGACACTTTACCATGGCTGGTGCACAGTCCACGCACGTACACATATGACCACAAGGCAAAAACACGGTGGTTGCATTATCATCTTTGCAGACTTTGCATAATGACTGTTCTAATAGCATCTGGTGTTCTAAAACTAGAGCTTCGTAACCTACAGAAAAGGGTTTCTATACAGaaaagagtttttaaaccttaaatataacattaacTTACTGCCGAAACAGTATAATATTTTCCAGTTAGAATTATTGAACAAACATTTCCAGTCGAAAACAAAAAGTAGAAATATCATTGCCTATGATAGACCCCTCGACAGACTAGTTTACACCATAAAATAAGATATTTGCATGTTATGTCaacttaaaaaaaccccaatattTTCGCTTTTTTCAAACACCGTGTCTCCTTATGATgcacataatttaaaaaaaatctgttataacaaatcgTAGTCTGTAAacaaatagatacatgtattaggttTTTTATCTTGTAATTGCAATTCGCGAAACATCATGTACTCACAAAATACATGTTCgaaaaatacataacaaaaaacaagGAATAAATATTAGCATTAATCAAGAATATACACTTTTGGTTATTCTGGAACTTTCActgcatttaaatttttgaaaaggaCAAATTGGCTTTCAtgtcaaaaataagaaaatacaacaaaaaatgaaattacagaTTATTCCCCCACATGGAGTAACGCAACATGCCAATGCaatttattaaacaataatagatattcatttatttcttttgttgggcattatttgaaatgaatatataaggCGGTTTTCAGCATACATACCCTGCTCGTTACAGTAGTCGAATTTTTCTCTTGTTTCGATGTCTTCCCTTTCCTTGTTTTGGTCACTTTCTGGATTCGAGTCTTTTTCATAATGCTTATTGTTTATATTGCTTGTCCCCCACAACAATTCAAGCAGCTGATCAGCAGAAATACAGCTTCCTGAAAGAGATATCATACcatgaaaacttttaaaaaatcaaaagaaaattccATATTGTTTAAATACAGATTGCAGACAGATTTTTATTTACCTTTATAAAGACTTTTTTCataaacctttctgatttcttCTTTTGAGAATCCCATCTCCATGACACTTTGAAATGCTGCAGAATTATAATGTTCCTCCTTTAGtgtctgataaaaaaaaaactctgttAAATTTCCTTTTCTCAAATAGCATGCTATAGTATTTAAGTTTGATTGCCATTGTAAAGAGAACTAAACTTACCTCTCTCCCTTGTTCCTTCGCTTGGactttttgaataaatttgcCTCCTTTGCACTGTTTAACAAATGAGCAGCTAGGGAACCAGCGCGCATGCTCAATCCAAGGATCTACGTCTTCTTCCCAATCCTTAAATCCTCCACCACAGAAAAAGCAATGAACTTGATCTTTTGAACCTTTcggttgaaaataaaaactccATTTATTACGACTAATCACActtcaaatgcattttcaaaTTACCGTTTTGAATTCTATTAGTATTGAAGATAGATGCAGTGATTGACACAAATACAATTAACGAGAGCCACTTACTCTTTTACTGCATCTCTTCTCATCTTGAAACTTCTGATAAAGAATAACTTATTGCTCTGGAAAGACCACATAAAAAGCtttgatcaaaaaatttcaACTGGGGAAATACTTGTTGAAAATAAGCGTACCATCGTAGAAAAATCCAGCTTTGGACAATTTCTCTCCACTGACAATGCCTGGTGTTGGCCATGAATTGAAGGAAGTCAACCTGTTGGTTAGTATTGCATACTTTGGGTGCTTAGGTTTTTCAATGCATATTCCAAGGTCCTCAAATATTGCCTTCCTTGTTATTTTCGGTCGACCTTTACACACATTTTGACCAGACGCCTGTGTTGTTGAGTTAATACTTGAGGAAGAAGGTCTGTTCTTTTCCTCAATAGACCCTTGACCATTTCGTTGgttttgtattaatgcactattTTCAATGGAATTATGTTGTCTCTGATTAATGATTGATTCAGTGATATCCGACTGTCCACCATAAGTATTCCTTAGAACTGCTGGACTATGACTTTCTTCTCTGACAACACTTGTTGCTAAATGGCTTGAATCGTAATTTCCTTTTACAAAATTACAATTTGGTGAATTTTTATAATGGATTTCCATCGGATCATCACTTGACTGAATATCAGTATAAGCGTAGTTACATTGGTAACATGTCACAGAATCTGAGCTTCCATCATAGTAAAATCCAGCTCTTGAAAGCTTCATGAGTGAGATaggacaatttcttttaaagtcACTGAAAGAAGAATATCTGATGATCTCGTACTTCATTTTATCAGGAACGTTCATTTCTGGATATTTGGCACATTCTGCATAGTAGAGAGGAAGTTCGGCTGCTAGGCAGTTGTATCCGTCCTTAGGAGTCGTCTGCTCCATGGAATTGGAATATGCAAcacaattcttaaaaataaacaaggcCTTCCTAATTCAGCATGTCTAGATATGAATAAAGGCAGGTTCAAGCGCGGAGTATATATTTACCAGTCGATGTTTTGGAAAATTCTAGATTGATGTAGTTCTCGGTGGTTTGTTTACTACTGCGAGAACGCACGATAACTCCGTATTGGCATATATTTTTACAACCTAGAGTCAAGGTCAATGTTAAACACGTATAAGCTGTCTCCGTAAACgaggtgatttttttttttatgttttcgaTATTGGAGTGCATGAAAATGcgcattaaaaaaatcaattactaAAATTGACCATGATCGAGAGGTCTACAGGTATTATAATAACGTAAATAATTCCTAacgttatattttaaaaatcatgtaaaatGTCGGTCCCGACTCAAGAACagaaaatataacttttgaaaGGATATCAATAAGTTGCATaactaaattaaatttaattaattaattaattaattaaattaaattaaattaaatttaatttaatttttgttgttgattttcaTGCAAACGTTTTTGGTCCTTATTCAAGAAACTAAGGTATAccgttttttttatatactctTTTAAATTTTTCGCTTCAGTGTTCCTACAGGCTATTGACTGAAAAACATTTacctaaaataaacattatcCCTAAACTGATACATCGTCTAATTTCCGTTTGAAGTCACTCAAGTTTAATTGTCAAGTTAcgtaattaatttcattttttgtatttcatttaaattaaagcttttttagttcttgttcttttcaatttcTGTATGGTAAAGTTAAGATTTAATGTTTCCTTACCTTATGtacacaaaatatcaataatatgtTCATTACTCTGTAAGCCAAAATAGTATTGTAATTCCACTTCTTGACTTTCTATTTTTGAGAGGGGTTAAAAAGGCTTGTCTGGTCATTTACCCAATCTATTTTATTAtcgataaaatatatttaaatcagaTTACGTAATTTTTGTGTCTCGTAATAACATTAAAAGAACgaataataaattatatcttTATAGGTAAACATGTAACTTGATAATGTAGCAGGTGTTTCTTGGCGAATGAGGTTCAAATACTATTTACACGTCggttaaaggaaaaaaatcgtTCCACAgtcagctttttaaaaaaacttattttctcCCTCGTTTCACTCctccaaaaataaatattttcttgactaatttattgaaaaacaaaacaaattttttttagggtTGGTGCATTTGTTACAAATCGCATTTCATATCCATTCAACATACAAATAAACGACAACGCAAAATACTTAGTATTAGTTAATCTCAAAAAACATTTGGGTCAGGGCGGGTAGGGAAAACCAAAGACACAACCTGTACTGCTTTGTAACGAACGTCGCATTAATAGAATACTCCCCAGTAAATCTATTTTTACTGAGCGCGAAAGCGCTCGTGCATGATATAACCAGTCTTGAAATAAACAAGGTAAAACGAAAACTATCGGAATTTAACGAAATTAAAAACGTAAAGACATAAATTTATCTCAAAATTCAATGAGACAAAATTATTCAAGTTGGTTTCAAGTTTGTCTTAACGGAGGgctaattaacaaaaataatgatGTTCATAAAGAGGTTAATTTAGGATGGTTTTCTTTAGAGATTGTTTTTCTCCTTTGCTTGTATTAAAGTTTAGTCTAAGAAAGGACTAATTCACagataataaaaatgaattacagTGTATAATGTAGTGatcttttctttaaagtttAGAGATGTTTGACCTGAAGAACGATGTCAAAATAGAGTTATAATCATATATCACAAAGTTGACCTTTTGAAGATAAAGTTCGGCAAATCAACAAAAGCACATGCTCTAACACAATTGTTGTAGTATCTACAATGATATCTGAGAATAGTGccaaacaaattttgcactttatTTTTCCGAAGCCAGATATTtgttcagaagaaaaaaatgacgaCAAAAAGCTTTCTATACTAGAATCTTTCTTTgatctatttttctttttgtaaaatcacaaaaaagataaaaaacaaacaaacactaAAATTgagtatttatcatttatagccagttttactgagaaataatcaaaaatcgaatacatgtacatgtaaatacatgttaatACTTTTTGGGTTGCTTGAGCAGGTTTGATGGTAGCAAGCAAAATTATTTCGACCATTTTCAAATTCTAATGGACTGATGTTGAATATACGGTTGGGTAACAAATGGGTAACCCAATCCAGCAACGTTTCATCAAACTTTACACAACCTTTGACTTTCATTGCAATCTTTTTAGAATGCCTAATTTCAACAACTACTGAGCATCATGCTTTTAGCATTAAAGtgctctcagtactttgattattgtCGTTGTGACTTTTAGCACTTTATCTGTCCTAAGCTCAACAAAGATAAAACCGACCAAAAAATGCCATCTCAAGGTAAGAATATTTCCCTTATGGATGTGCTCATTCTGTGCACCTATATACATTTTACAATCTATAAATAGATCCACAAACCGtgaatatataatacaaaatatggAAGTCTCTCTTAACGAATGGGGTAGATtggtaaaattttgtaatgtagtGGTAAATAGTACTGGCCTGAAAATATTCAGCTGATAAGTGAAATAAAGTGTCGCTATGACATTCCAGGCTAAATCTGTACGATCTAAGAGGATCAAATATGGTTTGACAAGTTCAGTGTATTGTTCATTTATGCATTGCATATTAATATAACTTAGGCATAatcaattttacattattttataaaattaaaataaaactcaaTAAATTTGCcgatttattcataaaaatcttTGCCAGGCATGAGATTTTGGTATGTTTGCTAGTTGGTCAAATCAGAAATGTTGCTACGGAAAGCtatgtatgattaaatattcATATTAGTATTGTATCGTTCTAAATCGTTCTACTATAAGTtctactatactctgtcccgagtttttgcttccaccactttttgcttgatatttcaataatagtaaatacctttgtgctcaaactatgttcatccactaatataaaaaatgtccagattatttgttttgaaacgccccctctaccgcttccaGTTTaaatacacatcccgaaattgaaagtctacggagattttgcaatgcaacagccattaataagcccggatgataacgttaaaaaaattgcgcgatgtattccgagtgtgtTCCGaatgaaaagatgtaaacattccccattataaatctccgtaaggaatctgttttcgttcctgtgaatttttctgagtgaaaagggataattgttcaatgaagatatcttggatatattcccttttaacgatttcaactgtatttctttcacaggtatgtgtaattttattaaaaatcatcaaaaagcgatggaagcaataacttgggacagactatagtaattaggattaaaaaaaaaaccttcccgatacaaaatgtagaaataacaaataaagaatttCAGAGAGTGAAACCTCAGTCATCTTCGTCTTCTATAACGAAAAATAATAAGAACTGTGTTGTGTTTCTCTCCCTTTTACTGCACATTGACAACTATAGTATTTGCACAGCTTGGATGTGACCaatgaaatattacatgtatgtttttagATGAGAGGAAGCGCTTTGAAATGGGGGGTCCGGCGGGGGCAGCGGCCCTGTCTCTCTTCTTCATCGTTCTGACCTACCTCAATGCAGAGAAAAATGTCTCTGTAAGATGTTTGTATTTGTAATACGCTTGTGGTTTGCacaaattgattatttaaacCGTAAtaaagattctttttttttttatttatgataacatTTCTCCAATTTTAATACATCGAACGTATATAATTATACCAAGCTTGCAAATCAAACTCGAGAAAAACTTATTTTATcgatataaaaatgttttagggTGAATGGGATCTCTTCCAAATGCATAAAATAAACTGGGACATTCGTCAGTGGGTTAGTCTGTCAAGTTTACTAGGCCTGTTGGCTTGGTTTGGTATACAGCTTGTGCTGTATAGTTTACCAATTGGAAAATCAGCTTATGGACCTGTGCTAAAAGAGGGCCGTAAACTAGAGTATCAACTAAATGGTAAGTTAAGTCTAAATAtcgaataaaataattgtatttgcGTCATTAAGAACTTTAATAATGCACAAAATTGGCTACTTTAGCTACGTTTATCTTAGGAGGCGCTTCCAAGTACTCGTATACTGTATGTTTCGAAATAAATCTTAAACTTTTTTCTTGCAGCTTTATTTGCATTGGACGTAAACCTATTAGGTCTCATTGTCGCTTTCTTTCTTGGTTTTCCAATCAACGTGGTCATAAATAGTATGCTGCAGCTACTGACAGCTGGGATTCTAACCTGTTTGGTACTGAGCAGTGTATTGTACCACTTGGCCGACTATATTGAGGATTGGAGACTAAATCCAAGAGGGAACACAGGTGTTTGCCccattaaatgaattttaagaaaCATCATTTATCAGATTATAATAATCTATGATAAAGTCACATAGAGTCCATTTAACATGGCCTTTACTTGTCTTACATTTTCTGTGAAGGCCATTCATTTTACGACTGGTTCATCGGTAGGGAGTTGAATCCTCGTCTTGGTTCTCTGGATTTGAAGTACGTAATGTTTCGGAGCGGCATAATTGGATGGATGCTGATGAACTTTGCCAGTTTAATCCTAGCGTTTTCTGAGGGCAAAAACGAAGTTCCATCCAACTTGGTTCTTTTGGTAATCACACAGCTATTTTACGTCATAGACTACTTTTGGTTTGAAGAGGGAATACTCGTGTCACGTGATATTGTACATGAAGGTCTTGGGTTCAACATTAGCATGCAGTTTCTCATGATTCCTTTCACATTTTGCACACAAACTAGATACGTGGCCACAACTGGGTACACGTCATCTTGGATTACGCTTCTGGGAATATTCAtcatttatggtacatgtaattatattttacaatgaaacCTACTTCCAGCAAAAATTTTTCAAACGTCCAATAATCGTCCATTAATTTTCGTCTTATTTTGTAAAAGGAACTGGATACTGGATTTACAGAGCCAGTAATTTGGAGAAAAACAAATTCAGACAGAATCCAGACGATCCAGCATTAGCATGTACGTGTAATTCTTGCAATGGACACTTGCAATCTGCGTActaattatttaatatcatGATGAGTGAAAATGTGCAagtcatttattattatattatatttaaatatgactcataaataaatattgatttttgtacATTCTTTCTCGTTCCCCTAAACAGACTTAAAAACTATGCCGACAGAATCAGGAAAGCGGCTGCTGATAACCGGATGGTGGGGGTTGTGCAGACATCCTAATTATCTGGGCGATCTCTTAATTTCTCTGAGTTATGCTTTATGTACAGGCAAGTATTGATTTCGTGTAGAATAAGGCGGTCAAAATTTTAGTAAATGTTATTCTTTTTACGATTTACTGACTTTTTATAACGCGTCGTAAAGAATAGTGCAATCCACACCTTGAAGAACATTTTCTTTGCGGGGTTAATCAAATGTGAAAACAGAAATTCAATACTCCTCCTCCTTTTGCTATCACTTTGCTTTCCTGTGATGAATTTTCtgctgttttaattttttaaaatatattttgagacAATTAAAACTACATTTTGTACATTGGAGATGGCaagaattatcttttttttcatgacaaaaaCTAGTGTGTGGGAATCCGGCCAAAGGACTAAACTTTTGGACAGTGTATTCATGCATTCAACTAATGCATTTATAGGAATACGAGTTATCTAGTACATTTAATGCTTTGCGGTATATAAACGTGTACGAAAGTACTAACCTAAATCATGCTTATTTCTTCATTTGTATTTGTTATCGattcgatttaaaaaaaatctttatgctaaatttgttgtaattttatGGAATAagatataaataagaaaaatgaagaaaaaatcctttaatACATTCTTACTGCTTAATGCATATGTTGTTGTTTCTACGACAGGTTTTCAGCACTTCATGCCGTATTTGGGATTTCTGTTCCTTGTGATGCTGCTGATTGACAGAGAGAACCGGGATAGCGAGGGATGCCGGGAAAAATACGGCAAGGATTGGGACAAATATTGTCAGattgtcaaatataaaatcataccCTTCATTTACTGAACGGAGTACCAGTGAAAAAGACAGGGACAttacatgaaaatatatgctcgtactgtaatttttttaaaggagaaaaataaataagcagTTAAAGGATCATGATCCTGTACTATTTAGAGTAAATATTTGCCATGgtaatggaaatattttttcaataccgTTCCAAAAGTACTTTTAAAAATCCAATCAATGAGCAAtacagtataataaaaaaaattctaatatgcatttaaactaaaattgatttttaagaaaCTTAACAATTCATCTGAAAgcagtttttaaaagttaaaggaATGATGCACATTTGCAGATATGACGTT from Crassostrea angulata isolate pt1a10 chromosome 7, ASM2561291v2, whole genome shotgun sequence includes:
- the LOC128155333 gene encoding E3 ubiquitin-protein ligase XIAP-like; protein product: MEQTTPKDGYNCLAAELPLYYAECAKYPEMNVPDKMKYEIIRYSSFSDFKRNCPISLMKLSRAGFYYDGSSDSVTCYQCNYAYTDIQSSDDPMEIHYKNSPNCNFVKGNYDSSHLATSVVREESHSPAVLRNTYGGQSDITESIINQRQHNSIENSALIQNQRNGQGSIEEKNRPSSSSINSTTQASGQNVCKGRPKITRKAIFEDLGICIEKPKHPKYAILTNRLTSFNSWPTPGIVSGEKLSKAGFFYDGSKDQVHCFFCGGGFKDWEEDVDPWIEHARWFPSCSFVKQCKGGKFIQKVQAKEQGRETLKEEHYNSAAFQSVMEMGFSKEEIRKVYEKSLYKGSCISADQLLELLWGTSNINNKHYEKDSNPESDQNKEREDIETREKFDYCNEQGYEALVLEHQMLLEQSLCKVCKDDNATTVFLPCGHMCTCVDCAPAMVKCPICQTFVKGTVKAILS
- the LOC128155388 gene encoding delta(14)-sterol reductase TM7SF2-like, translating into MPSQDERKRFEMGGPAGAAALSLFFIVLTYLNAEKNVSGEWDLFQMHKINWDIRQWVSLSSLLGLLAWFGIQLVLYSLPIGKSAYGPVLKEGRKLEYQLNALFALDVNLLGLIVAFFLGFPINVVINSMLQLLTAGILTCLVLSSVLYHLADYIEDWRLNPRGNTGHSFYDWFIGRELNPRLGSLDLKYVMFRSGIIGWMLMNFASLILAFSEGKNEVPSNLVLLVITQLFYVIDYFWFEEGILVSRDIVHEGLGFNISMQFLMIPFTFCTQTRYVATTGYTSSWITLLGIFIIYGTGYWIYRASNLEKNKFRQNPDDPALAYLKTMPTESGKRLLITGWWGLCRHPNYLGDLLISLSYALCTGFQHFMPYLGFLFLVMLLIDRENRDSEGCREKYGKDWDKYCQIVKYKIIPFIY